The Hordeum vulgare subsp. vulgare chromosome 4H, MorexV3_pseudomolecules_assembly, whole genome shotgun sequence genomic interval CTGAATTCATTCTGGTTATGAAGGGCCTGATATTTATGGTAGGAGGTGCTGATTGTTATTATTGTAGTGCTCTGGTAATTTTGTCTATCCTTGACTGAGACACCTGAACTCCTATCATTTGACTATTCGAGCTTTCAGTTTTGTTCCGTCACCAAAAATCGACAACAAGGATGTCCTTGCATAAGAGCCAAGATTCTCTTAACTATAAACCAAGAGCTTTGCAAATCGAATATCTTATCCTGCATATCATTGTTGAGCTTCATTCTATATTTGGTTACCTTGCATCTTCCAAATCTGTGTTTGCTGCCGTAATGCATAAACGTTATTGTTTCAGGTCACTTTCGTCTATGATTAGCTGTCTACCTATATGGTTTCTTCAAGTTTGATAATCTGCTTCATGTAGATGCCGCCTGCATTTCAAATGGGTTAGCCTGCACGCAATGTTTTTCTCCGTGGTGACTTCAAGTCTTATATCTTTATCTTGTGTAGCTTGGGCACCCCGGTTGCGCTCTCGACTATCCATGTCAAGTCAAATGGGTTGGCCTTCACGCTATGTTCTTCCTATTTTTGCCATCTATCTCTGCATCATTTTTCATGTCTGTCAACTCGTAGCTTAAGTGATATATACTCGTTACATCATCCCGGCTGTTTTAATTTGGTGTGATGATCTGTACTGGCAAGGTACAATCTACCTGAAACTCTGTGCGTTGTTACTACTCCTTCCGTTCACTTTTATGAGACGTTGTAGACATTTCAGACGGTGCCCAAAACAGTTGAATCTCAGCTGTGTGCAACGTCTTACAAAAAAAGAACGGAAGGAGTAACTTGTTTCCCCTGGTATCCCACCTGCTTCCATATCTGTGTATGGAGGGCAAACGCTTTTCCAGCGATATGAAATGTGGCATATTTTCTGGTTGAATGAACACTGGGTTTACCTGCCACAGAGGAATTCCGATTCTCCTCGGCAGTATCAGCCAAATGCAAGCTTTCTGGGCACAAGATTTCCATGTTTCGGATCACGATACCTGGCTCGTTTGCCTTCTTGTGCTTACATGTTATGTGCATAGATTAAGAGCTTTGCAGCAGGTTAAAAAGCCTGAAGTGGTTGATACCAGTCGCCTTGGTCAATGTGGGTAGCTCTAAGCCTTTAGTTTTGTTGCTTGATTGGTAGCTCTAAACAACCGAGACTGCTCGATATCACTTGTTTAATCACGTGATGCAGCAGTTATCTGTGATAACCACGAACGAACCGAGTCAAATTTGGTTGTCcattcttttatcttgcaattcaTAGCTTGGTGAAAACAATTGCCATCTGATCTGCAGatagaggaggcggccaagggctCAGGCACAGATGTGGACTCGTCAGCAGGAACTATTCTACATTACCAAGACGGCACGGGCGAAAGCGATTGCTTCTTAACTTTGCTATAAATCAGGCGAGGTGACATGGTCGGAAATCACGCACCGGAAAAATTTGTCGTGAAACTATGTCTGGGATGGTGAAACTTGGTTAGCAGTTTACCATTTTTAGGGTAAAATGAGCTTGGGGTTCTAGTAGCCTCTTGTTTCCAAGTTTGTCTTGATGAAACGGCGGGATTGTTTCCAACTCTGTCTTGATGAAACGGCAGGGCCGCAGGCGTCAACTTGTTGACTTGGTGCATCCTATTTGTTGGGTCTGATGTATCCCCTTTTAGCCGCTGCAACCGCGCGTTTGCGTTTCTTCCACAACAGATTGGTGTCTCTGTGCACGCCACTATGTTCAGGAAATAACGCTGAATTTCGAGTCTGGGCGTGAGAGGACCTCTATGTTTGGCAGCATAGTCGGCTGCGTTTTTGAACAAAACAGAGTGCCGGATGCGGAATATCGGTGGCGCCTTTTTCCCTTCTGGCTAAGAAATGTAATTGCGTATCATTCATGAACATATCATGACGTAGTATTTATTAAGTAGTGATCTAATCGCTTCTACTCtctccgtttcagtttataagtccgacacgtgtatctaggtcgtcaatttgaccaactttacgagagacatatattacaaaaagtatactccctccgtcacggtttagaaagcgtgcatgcaaattctctaggacctaggtggttattgattggctgtgaaatgagttaaaaaaataacattcacactacacatgcatataaaaatagtacaacggagtactaattagctgctaggagtaaataCAACGTGCCTTAATCTTTGTTTATTTTGGAAACGAATGCAAgtctaactgtgccttctaaaccgtaacggagggagtatcattagaaactttagatgttcttttTTCtattgatataatttttatgttaaataatatattttatataaatcaAATTGACGACTTAGGTACACGAgtatgccttataaactgtgaagGAAGGTGTAtgctagtttacggagggagtacctagCTGACGTCAATGAAATTAATCCCTCTTTTCTTCCTTGAGAGGATTtagatctttttttctttttgctttttattatatatataggTGAATAGGTGATTGGTGTCTGTCTTCCAAGGTCCAGCGATATGCTCTGCTTGGAGGCTCCGCTGAATCCAGCCGTTGAAGCTTCGCAAGCGCCCTTGTCCCGACGAAATCTGCGATGGGCTGCTAGTTTTGTTGCACAGTGAGCTGCCATGTCTCAGGAAAACAAGCCATCGCAGCTCAGCTCAAACAGAAACGCGACGCGACGCAGCTTAAACAATGGTGCGGCCGGCCATGCCCCGCGCCCGCGGCTCGGTCTCGGGTGTTTGGTTCGAGTATGGAGTATATCATGGCAATCGACGCAGCTTAAACAATCGGCTTGGCCGCTGCCTCGAACTGATCCCGACACGATTAAGAAACGAGTTTCCTGGGCAGTTCGGACAGCGGTCAACCGGGCACGGACCGGCGTCCCGACACTCGTCAGCCGTCACGACGGCAGTAGTACGAGAGACGGACAAGCGCCTAGGCCAAAAAATTCTCGTTTTCTACATGACACTGCCAAAGCCGCGCAGCTGGTCCGGCAACAGTACGAGTACCGATAGTAGAATATCAAACAGATCGTAACGCATTTGCAACAGTGATTGGATGAGCCCCGAGCCAATCATGCCAGAACTTAATGACATCTGCGTGTAATAAGTCAATGCATGTGGCTTGAACGGCCATGAACGGCCGGGTCTTGGATTTATTTACGAGAACCGGGAGGTTGGGTGGCCCTGCTATTTAAGGGACGAGTATAGTGGTCGATCCTTTGATTTCcttgccccctccctctctctctctcacgtgtTTGTTTTGGCAAGCTAGCtcggacggacggacggacggacggcTTGTTATTATCATCCGCAGCTGCAGCGGCGCGAGTGAAAACGGCAGGAGGGGAAGAGCAACCCACGCACGCATTTATCTATTTATAGGCGCACACCTTGACTACTTAACTAGTCGGAGTAGTTGAGATGAACTGGTAGCAGAGCGTCCGGCTTCCCTtcccttctcttctcttctcgcGGCGCGTGCTCTTCCGTTCCATGGGGTGGGTAACCAGCGACGAGCCTTCTTTCCTCCTGACCGGAACTGAACGAGTCGTCGTTTCGATCCCAGGTGATGGATGAGATCCTGCGAGCTGCTGCTGGATCGAGCCTGATCGCCACGACAATGTGGAACTGCCCTGCGCACTCCTCGCTCCTGCTGCCCATCGGCGACGACCACGGTACGTTCCCGTCCTCCCTCTCCCTGCCTGCCACGAGCTTCTCTCCGTGATGATCCCTCTGAAACCGTCTTCTGTTTTCAGTTGCAGTGAAATGTGAATCCTCCAGCTCCGCCGCCGGATCCTCCGCGGGGTTCGACGGAATGTAAGTTGTCAAACCCGTTCGCTAGTTTCCCACGTCAAGTGGCTGAAGGTGTCGTTCCTTCCCCCGTGAGCAGCAGGCTCGCCGCCGACTACGGCCATCTCTGCCACCACATGTCGACGCTTCAGAACCTCCCGGCGCCGCCTCTCTTCGCCACCCGCAGCTCCGAGAGCTACTTCGGTACGTACGTCCTTGTCTGCTTCCTCTGTACTGTATTTCGAGGGATGCAGTAGGGTCGGGTTTTTCTATTTGCTTGCTACCTGGTTTCTGATCTCGCTGCCCGCCGGTGAACCTAGGAATGGGAGACGGTtctgtctacggcggcggcgacggcaggcCTGCTGCGTTCATGCACTTCGGCTACACCCAGACCCAGCCACCTACTGCTGCCACCGTACCGCTCTTTACTCTATTGTTATTATTGCTATCATCTATCTAATCCCGTGATCGATCTGATGAAGATACGAAAACCATGGTGATGTGGTGTTCACGTCTGTTGGGATGTCTGTTTTTCTGTCAGCATCCTGTGAGATGGACGGCAGCGGGCGGCCAGACGATGGTCTCTGACGGAAGCAGCTTCAGTGGCTCCAAAAGGCGCAAGACAGCCACGACGGCGCATGGTCCGCACGGCCGGCTGCAGGGCAGCAGCGCAAAGCCAAGAAATAATACAGCAGCTGCCAAGGTGACGTTGCGTTTGCTCTTCGTTTTTATCTGCTGGATTCGTAACTGGGCCATGCCCGAGAGTAGTACACCTGAAAAGACACTAGCTTGATCAATGCTCCCGAGTGACACGAATTTGTGATCGGAAGGATTACATCCGTTGCACATGCATGCAGGCACCGTGCAAGAGGAGCCAGAAGCTGGGGGACAAGATCACGGCGCTCCAGCAGCTGGTTTCCCCCTACGGCAAGGTAAAAACAAATGTGCATGCATGCCGCCGTGTTCTTGCTTCTCCACGAACAAGCCTGAACTGAAACCGCTCCTGAACACGATCCATACGCATCTTGCAGACGGACACCGCGTCGGTTCTCCACGAGGCAGCCGCCTGCATCAGGAGCCTCCACGACCAAATCCAGGTGACCTCGCGCGCTATCTGCATCGTGCAATCATCCCGTCATCAACCAGCGCCTGAATGTTTCAAATATGAATGCTACACTACACATGCAGATTGCAATGTCTCACCGGTGCATTTTTCATGTCTCTTGCTGCAGATCCTCGCCGCGCCCTACCCTGGAGAaagctcctcctcgccgtcctcgtcGCAGGATGCCGGAGAGGAGCCCGCGACGGGCCTGCGCCGGCGTGGCCTATGCGTGGCCCCGCTTTCGCCGGCCGTCGCGAGCCTCGTGTCCGGCGCAGCGCGTGACCACGGCCGCGCTCACGCCGACGTGGGGGGTGCTTGGTTCACTGCTCTGTAGCTCAGCTGAAGAAGGTTACGTTGGTTAGAGtctatgtagaagaacggtacagGACACGACCATATAATCGTCACCATGGCATGTCCTTCTACTGCGATGCTAGCTACAGTACTGTAGAAACCTAGAATAATTTGCTGCTCGTATCTGACTCATTCACATGGCGTGTTAGCTCGATCAGTGCTCACGTCCACTCGGTGAAAGGGAATGGATGTTAAGCTCCTATGAATGTCTGATTTCCATGGATAAATACAGGTTATAGTTTCATGCTCACGATTATAAACGAGTATCATGCAATCCTGGACGTCCTTAAACTATTTGGCACCCGAGACTGCAATTATCTCGTGGCAACTTCACGATTAGGTCACAACGACAGGAAGTAGATTGTCAAACGACGTCTGcattattgtttatttaaaacccaCTCCTCGGAAGCGGTTTTGTGTTTCTTATAAAAGAAACAAGTAAGCCAAAACTCGGCTAGATAAGATTTAGGCCGTGTTCAGTACTTGACTGGCTCCCAGAATCTATGAAGGTAGAAAACTGAGCCTTTTTATTTTTAACTATAGCTCCGCTCTCGGAGCTGTAGAGCGGAGCGTCTCTGAACAGAGACTTAGATTGGTCTCATTCGCAAGGATAATGGTTGGATCAAAACTCGCACCGTGATTAGTGCAATTTCTCTGCAAATATTGTTCACAGTTCTCGTGGCATGTTTTCATCTTTTATGGGTTGCTTGTCCGATGTTGGTGGTGCGGCCGTTCTTCTATGGGCTTTTACCTTTTTGGTTGCCAGGCTATGTTTTGTCTATTGTGTCCAATGCTATGGGTCTCATTCATCTGTTATTTTTCTATACCGAATGCTCAAGTCCTCATCTTCCGCGTCCATGGAAGCTATTTATTGCCTTAAGCGATCGAACTCGCAGTGCTGGCATAGAATGCTACAATATCGGGCCGACCCACTGTGACGTGTATTCTTGGAAAAAACTAAGTTAAAATTGATGCTAGCGGATGATCAATCCTAGAAtctactccttccgttcctaaatataagtcttttaagagatttcactaagagactacatacagaacaaaatgagtgaatctacactctaaagtatgtctatatacatccggatGACCAATCCTAGGATCTACTAGTTGCTTCCAAGCGCTGCCAACCATCCCGCCACATTCGACTCATTGTGCACTATATAGAGCGCGTCCTActaggaggaaaataagctaggtTTTACCGTGTTTACtttccttttcttcatttttaCTCGGTTCTCTCGGATTTTtcctttttcccttttcttttatcagaattttttcattatttttcttttttccctcaattttttgtttggttttcttttttcttctccatTTTTGGTTATGTTTGTATTTGTCTTCACTCTACATTTTCATACATGTAAAAAAAATGTAACAACTGACCAACATTTTTTATACACGTTCAACATTGTTCCCATGCCATTTCAACATttttaaatacttgttcaacaatTTAATAGTTATTCAACtttttttcaaatacttgttgaATATTGTTAATTTTTATTCAACTTTTGTAAATACTTGTTGAATATTTTTaatacttattcaacattttcaaatacttattcaatattttttatttttttaacattTTTTAATACCTATTACAacattttcaaatacttgttcaacatttttccgATTCTTGTTTAACATTTTCAGTACTTATTCAACATACTTAAAATTGTATTTTTGAAGAGTGTATTTTGTAATATATatatacttgttcaacattttttcaaatacttTTTCAACACTTTTTTCAAATTCTCGATTAACACTTTTATATACATAATCAGGATTTTTAAAAATACTTCTTCAAGATTATTCAAATACCTATTCAACAGTATTTCTAATAGTTGTTCAacattttcaaatgtttcaatgGTGTTGTTTTATAATATACACATTTGGAAGATTTTAAAGTATAAgaaaaagtaaaaaagcaaaaaaaaaagaaacaaaaaacataAAAGACCCGAGAAAAGGAGGTAGTGACATCCCATACTGATGGGCCGACCCATCTAGGTCCCCCCTCCTCGCTCGTTGAAGGCGAGACATAGGGGCGCCCCTCAGCGCCGCCTTCAACCCGAGGGAGCTTTGTGGCACCTGCGTTGTTGCTAACGGGCCATGGCCGAATCACGCGCCAGCTCGCTCGCTCGCCTAGAGAATTGGttttttctttttgatttcttctaccgtTGGTCTACTAGCAAAAAAATgacgattttttgttgtatttaaaaaaaaaacattGAACGTTGACCGCTGAACAATGACTATTGGGAAAAAGTGCATGGGTTTGAATTCCgtttaaaaaagttcatgaatttctcAAAACAAATTAACATTTGTTTTAAACGTATTTTAAAAAGTGGACATGAATTTTCCGCCGCCtttaagggcaccactagtggaattacGCCATTTTGCATTGTGAGAGGgggtgaggagaatacgatggccctagtggcttcttgtggagcattgtgcctccacatcgctccaacagagacgtacctaCTCCTCAAGGgagggaactttggtaacacatcgtcGTCTCCACCGACTCCACTTCTAGTTATTTCTATCTTTTACTTTGTGCAAGCTATATTGTGTTTGTATCTTGTGGTTGCTTATATTGTTGTTGTTCAgctcatcatataggttgttcacctagttccatatctagacaacctattttatTGTTTAGCCAAATTTGTTAAAAGAAGCTAAAAATTGTTAGTTGCGTATCCACACCCCCTCCCAAGTCGACCATATCAATCCTTTGAGGTACGTCTCGAGGCACTGGACGTCCGACAAGTGCCACGCGTTCGATAAACCATCAACCTTGCCCGTTTACACTTCTCCTATCCTTTTGCGTGATCCAACTACCGGATAACTCGTAATCCTACAGGACGCCCGGTGCTTGTTTTGCCACCGATCGTGTGGTAAGTTCTCAACTTAAGTGGGTTCAATAGCCATTTTAGTGcttccactataaatacccctctaCCAATCCAGGTGACCACTCCActcaaaacatcacaagaaccctagaggttccccctctctctttctcgcaccaaatcttagatcccacgcATTTGTATGAGTTCTTAATGGTTGTTGCAATCAAGTGATACAtctattctctctctctctctctctctatctatctctccctccctctctctctctctccttcttgtGACCAAAGCAAAtcatgatttgaacaagttttgatCTTTCCTtccttgatcttgttactcttggaggttggagactcctaggcggtaaaaGTTTTGCCACCGGTCGTGTGGTAAGTTCTCAACTTAAGTGGGTTCAATAGCCATTTTAGTGcttccactataaatacccctctaCCAATCCAGGTGACCACTCCActcaaaacatcacaagaaccctagaggttccccctctctctttctcgcaccaaatcttagatcccatgcATTTGTATGAGTTCTTAATGTTTGTTGTAATCAAGTGATACATATACTCTCTCCCTCCTTTTTGTGACCAAAGCAAAtcatgatttgaacaagttttgatCTTTCCTTCCTTgatattgttactcttggaggttgaagACTCCTAGGCGATAAAAGTTCTTCGGTGAAGAATCAAACATTGTGATTACCCCGAAAATTTTGTGAAGTTTTGGAGACCACCTGTAACtctccggacacacccgccgaccgtcgttactcctggcggtatctagactggccccacatatcaatgctAGTCTTTTCTATGCACTTTgtgctcactcatgcgcacccgggatcaacttcctggtcggtcacccatcctagaactactccaagtcgagcacgcttaacctgggagttctgtttgaatggctcccggaaaagaaggaatttcttattgatatgagtagtctatcatccctaataagccatgctatcacatacaccaccactcagaggaaccgacgtcctcgtcgggccacatgagcgttccctcttggcacaaacatcTGTGCATCCTctggtaccaacttgtaacgctccACACACACCCGTCGACGGTCGTTACTcccggcgggatctagactggccccacactaGTCTTctctacgcactttgtcctcactcatgcgcatccgggatcaacttcccggtcgatcattgatgtcccacaagcgtatgggatcgcagcagttttcgagggtagagtattcaacccaaatttgttggtgcgcacgacgggaagcgaaagaatattctcaagtattagcagctgaatgtgttagattcaaccacacctgaaagattagtgtctgcaagcaaagtatcagtagcaaagtagtatgacagcaacggtgccagaaacgatatgttgacgccagactattcctaactattgtatcaatggcgccagcacgttgataggggattattcttgaaaagaatccttccccggctacggcccagaaaagtcttgcaacaagtaacatcggagtagcaaggaacaacagtagcagcagcagcaaagtaacaacagtagcaagagtagcagcaaagtaacaacagtagcaacagtagcagcaaagtggcccaatccctttcgtagcaagggacaagcctagacaaagtaacgtagcgagaaccagtagtaaaagactcataggcagtggattggtgatggatgagtatgacagatgtgatccatcatgtaacagctataacacagagagatatgtaactagctcccgttcatcaatctaatgtaggcatgtattccgtatgtagtcatacgtgcttagggaaaagaacttgcatgacatctattgtccatccctcccgtggcagcggggtcctaatggaaactacgggatattaaggttctccttttaataaagaaccggaccaacgcattaacacacggtgaatacatgaactcctcatactatggtcatctccgggagtggttccggctattgtcactccggggttgccgggttataacacatagtaggtgactacaacttgcaagataggatctaaaacacacatatattggcgacaacataataggttcagatctgaaatcatggcactcgggccctagtgacaagcattaagcatagccaagtagtagcaacatcaatctataacatagtggatacttgggatcaatccccgtcaagaactaactcgattacatgatagatctcatccaactcatcaccgtccagcaagcctacgatgatattactcacgaagggtgaagagcatcatggaactgtcgatggagaaaggttgatgatgacgatggcgacgatttcccctctccggagcccgaaacagactccagatctgccctccagatgaagaacaggatgtggcggcgcctccgtatcgcaaaacatgatgaaaccttctctctgatttttttccgaggc includes:
- the LOC123446632 gene encoding transcription factor bHLH110-like isoform X1 gives rise to the protein MDEILRAAAGSSLIATTMWNCPAHSSLLLPIGDDHVAVKCESSSSAAGSSAGFDGIRLAADYGHLCHHMSTLQNLPAPPLFATRSSESYFGMGDGSVYGGGDGRPAAFMHFGYTQTQPPTAATHPVRWTAAGGQTMVSDGSSFSGSKRRKTATTAHGPHGRLQGSSAKPRNNTAAAKAPCKRSQKLGDKITALQQLVSPYGKTDTASVLHEAAACIRSLHDQIQILAAPYPGESSSSPSSSQDAGEEPATGLRRRGLCVAPLSPAVASLVSGAARDHGRAHADVGGAWFTAL
- the LOC123446632 gene encoding transcription factor bHLH110-like isoform X2, with the translated sequence MDEILRAAAGSSLIATTMWNCPAHSSLLLPIGDDHVAVKCESSSSAAGSSAGFDGMLAADYGHLCHHMSTLQNLPAPPLFATRSSESYFGMGDGSVYGGGDGRPAAFMHFGYTQTQPPTAATHPVRWTAAGGQTMVSDGSSFSGSKRRKTATTAHGPHGRLQGSSAKPRNNTAAAKAPCKRSQKLGDKITALQQLVSPYGKTDTASVLHEAAACIRSLHDQIQILAAPYPGESSSSPSSSQDAGEEPATGLRRRGLCVAPLSPAVASLVSGAARDHGRAHADVGGAWFTAL